A window of the Falco rusticolus isolate bFalRus1 chromosome 1, bFalRus1.pri, whole genome shotgun sequence genome harbors these coding sequences:
- the LOC119142341 gene encoding proline dehydrogenase 1, mitochondrial-like: MAPPSAARALCAVIRLGVPRRPRSAPAAAPRGAAPAPAAGRGARPVSPTPPPRGAERGPPPAVDFGDPREAFRSKSSAELLRGLLVLGLCAVGPLVEHNRELLQLCQRVLGQALFERLMKMTFYGQFVAGEDQEAIKPLIRRNQAFGVGAVLDYSVEEDLSAEEAERKDLASCTSAAEKEMGGAGQREKQYQVQRGFGDRRGGVISARTYFYADEAKCDQHMETFLRCIDASSGSSEDGFSAIKLTALGRPQFLLQFSEVLVKWRRFFHQMAAEQGQAGRAALEMKLEAEKLQEALANLGIATKAESQHWFTGENLGMSGTVDLLDWNSLIDSRTKLSKLLLIPNMQTGQLEPLLSRFTEEEDLQMKRMLQRMDVLAKRAVEKGVRLMVDAEQSYFQPAISRLTLEMQRRFNRDRAIIFNTYQCYLKEAYDNVTVDVELSRREGWHFGTKLVRGAYMEQERERAAQIGYEDPINPTYEKTNEMYHRCLDYILEEIKHSRKANVMVASHNEDTVKFTLRRMMELGIHPSEKKVYFGQLLGMCDQITFPLGQAGFPVYKYVPYGPVNEVLPYLSRRAQENRGFMQRANRERDLLWREVKRRLLAGSLFSPSH; this comes from the exons ATGGCTCCACCGAGCGCTGCTCGGGCGCTCTGCGCCGTCATCCGCCTGGGTGtcccccgccggccccgctccgcgcccgccgccgcacCCCGCGGAGCCGCCCCGGCGCCGGCTGCGGGTAGGGGGGCCCGGCCAGTGTCGCCCACCCCCCCTCCGCGGGGTGCGGAgcgggggccgccgcccgcTGTGGATTTCGGGGACCCCCGGGAGGCGTTCCGCAGCAAGAGCAGCGCCGAGCTGCTGcgggggctgctggtgctggggctgtgcgCTGTGGGGCCGCTGGTGGAGCACAACCGCGAG ctgctgcagctgtgccagcgGGTGCTGGGGCAGGCGCTGTTCGAGCGGCTGATGAAGATGACCTTCTACGGGCAGTTCGTGGCCGGGGAGGACCAGGAGGCCATCAAGCCGCTCATCCGGCGGAACCAGGCCTTCGGCGTGGGCGCCGTGCTGGACTACAGCGTGGAGGAGGACCTGAGCGCCGAGGAGGCCGAGCGCAAGGACCTGGC CTCCTGCACCTCTGCAGCCGAGAAGGAAATGGGAG gagcaggacaAAGGGAGAAACAATACCAAGTCCAACGAGGATTTGGGGATCGCCGCGGTGGGGTCATCAGCGCTCGCACGTACTTCTATGCTGATGAGGCCAAGTGTGACCAGCACATGGAGACTTTCCTCCGCTGCATCGATGCCTCAA GTGGCAGCTCAGAGGACGGCTTCTCGGCCATCAAGCTGACGGCACTGGGCCGGCCTCAGTTCCTG CTGCAATTCTCGGAGGTGCTAGTGAAGTGGCGGAGATTCTTCCACCAAATGGCTGCggagcagggccaggctgggcgGGCAGCGCTGGAGATGAAGCTGGAGGCGGAGAAGCTGCAG GAAGCCCTGGCCAACCTCGGCATCGCGACCAAGGCGGAGAGCCAGCACTGGTTCACAGGCGAGAACCTGGGCATGAGCGG cactgtGGACCTGCTGGACTGGAACAGCCTGATCGACAGCCGCACCAAGCTCTCCAAGCTGCTGCTTATCCCCAACATGCAG ACAGGGCAGCTTGAGCCTCTGCTCTCACGCTTCACTGAGGAGGAGGATCTGCAGATGAAGCGGATGCTGCAGCGGATGGATGTCCTGGCCAAG AGAGCCGTGGAGAAGGGTGTGAGGCTGATGGTGGATGCAGAGCAGAGCTACTTCCAGCCAGCCATCAGCCGCCTCACCCTGGAGATGCAGCGCCGCTTCAACAGGGATCGAGCGATTATCTTCAACACCTACCAGTGCTACCTGAAG GAGGCTTATGACAATGTGACAGTGGATGTGGAGCTGTCACGCAGGGAGGGCTGGCACTTCGGCACCAAGCTGGTCCGTGGTGCCTACATGGAACAGGAGCGGGAGAGGGCGGCCCAGATTGGCTATGAGGATCCCATCAACCCCACCTATGAGAAGACTAATGAGATGTACCACAG GTGCCTGGATTATATCTTGGAGGAGATCAAGCACAGCCGGAAAGCCAATGTGATGGTGGCATCTCACAACGAGGACACAGTGAAGTTCACCCTGCGCAG GATGATGGAGCTTGGGATCCATCCCTCAGAGAAGAAGGTGTATtttgggcagctgctgggcatgTGTGACCAGATTACCTTTCCCCTGG GTCAAGCTGGTTTCCCTGTCTACAAATATGTGCCCTACGGACCGGTGAATGAGGTGCTGCCCTACCTGTCCCGGAGAGCCCAGGAGAACAGGGGGTTTATGCAGCGGGCGAACCGGGAGCGGGACCTTCTCTGGAGGGAGGTCAAGAGGCGGCTTCTCGCAGGCAGCCTCTTCAGCCCCAGCCACTAA